From one Nitrospira sp. MA-1 genomic stretch:
- a CDS encoding DUF2513 domain-containing protein, with the protein MKRDLDLIRNLLLALEDKPGPESVDSFHIEGYDDLTVKYHLLLLAQAKLIDYEPETTKTGRIIRVLAFNPSWQGHEFLDAVRNETVWRKVKAQSSEMGLSVPFEIVKSLAIEAIKGIFGL; encoded by the coding sequence ATGAAACGCGATTTAGACCTTATACGTAATCTCCTCCTCGCACTTGAGGATAAGCCGGGCCCGGAGTCGGTAGATTCATTTCATATCGAAGGATACGATGACCTCACCGTCAAGTACCATTTGCTGTTGCTCGCTCAAGCCAAGCTGATTGATTATGAGCCGGAAACCACGAAGACGGGTCGAATTATCCGAGTCTTAGCCTTCAATCCATCGTGGCAAGGGCATGAGTTTCTCGATGCTGTACGAAACGAAACTGTATGGCGAAAAGTAAAGGCTCAATCGTCTGAAATGGGGCTTTCGGTGCCCTTCGAAATTGTAAAGTCATTAGCAATCGAAGCAATTAAAGGAATTTTCGGTTTGTGA
- a CDS encoding GNAT family N-acetyltransferase produces MTIRELTSTDVSAYQTLMLCGLREHPESFRISSQDAGEPMVPFASICSDSFTLGAWLDEGQLAGAVSFARETQAKLRHKGLLYRMYVRAESSGRGIGRKLVQEVVKRARTIEGLEHINLTVVSLNVHAKSLYVSEGFTSFAREERGLKTGDSYFDEEQMALRLFT; encoded by the coding sequence ATGACCATTCGCGAGTTAACATCGACGGATGTGAGTGCATATCAAACTCTCATGCTTTGCGGGTTACGAGAGCATCCTGAATCCTTTCGCATCAGTTCGCAAGACGCCGGAGAACCCATGGTTCCCTTTGCGTCGATCTGTTCAGATTCCTTTACCCTGGGGGCCTGGCTTGATGAAGGGCAATTGGCTGGAGCGGTGAGTTTTGCACGAGAAACGCAGGCAAAGCTGAGACATAAAGGCTTGCTGTATCGTATGTATGTGCGTGCGGAGTCCTCCGGCAGAGGAATTGGCAGGAAGCTTGTCCAGGAAGTCGTGAAGCGGGCACGGACCATCGAAGGCCTGGAACACATCAATTTGACGGTGGTTTCGCTCAACGTTCACGCGAAGAGTCTCTATGTTTCAGAAGGCTTCACATCGTTCGCACGTGAAGAACGCGGATTAAAAACGGGGGATTCCTACTTCGACGAAGAACAAATGGCTTTGCGCTTGTTCACGTGA
- a CDS encoding HAD family hydrolase: protein MIRVVIFDVDGTLMDTNYLHVEAWARAFSIVKHPVPRAAIHRQIGKGSDLMLGALLTDEALHGKANELHSEFFEELKDHTYPLPGAKEILASLSSQDIAIWLATSAKSEELEHHVQALEAKDKLAGMVSSADVDSAKPAPDIFQLTLERAGCSPQESIVVGDTIWDIQSAQGCGLQTIAVRTGGAFSREELHAAGAVAVYQDCAELLASGFPTTFETK, encoded by the coding sequence ATGATACGAGTGGTGATTTTCGACGTGGATGGCACGCTTATGGATACGAATTATTTACACGTTGAGGCCTGGGCCCGTGCTTTTTCGATAGTCAAACATCCAGTCCCGCGTGCCGCGATTCATCGTCAGATTGGTAAGGGATCGGACCTGATGCTGGGTGCGCTTCTTACGGATGAGGCCTTACACGGAAAGGCCAATGAGTTGCACAGCGAATTTTTTGAGGAGTTGAAAGATCATACCTATCCTTTGCCTGGAGCCAAAGAAATCCTTGCATCCCTCTCATCCCAAGACATCGCCATCTGGTTGGCGACGAGTGCGAAGTCTGAAGAATTGGAACATCATGTTCAAGCACTTGAGGCGAAGGATAAGCTGGCCGGGATGGTGTCATCAGCGGATGTAGACAGTGCGAAACCCGCACCGGATATTTTTCAACTCACTCTGGAGCGGGCCGGATGTTCCCCGCAGGAGAGCATTGTGGTCGGGGATACGATTTGGGACATTCAGTCCGCTCAAGGTTGTGGTCTTCAGACGATTGCGGTCAGAACAGGAGGAGCCTTTAGTCGAGAGGAACTCCATGCGGCTGGAGCGGTGGCTGTATACCAGGATTGTGCAGAACTTCTGGCATCCGGGTTTCCCACAACATTTGAAACGAAATAG
- a CDS encoding methyltransferase domain-containing protein: MEHNDTIITQFTLQAVPFSELPGHSESMDMLVQFSGLCATDRVLDVACGPGIVACEFAKHVAHVTGLDLTPTMIKEAGKRQQEQNLTNVSWHIGDILPLPFPDDHFSCVVTRYSFHHFLDPMAVLLEMVRVCRPEGRVMVVDAVLPSEKIDAYNRMEQIRDPSHTKALSFDGMAAAIERSGLTNIKTGRYKVEMELEQQLAASFPHSGNKDKLRQMFQSDIGKDAMGVGVHRMDSEIRFAYPILITVGQKVA; the protein is encoded by the coding sequence ATGGAACACAACGACACGATCATTACGCAATTTACCCTACAGGCAGTCCCTTTCTCAGAACTTCCCGGCCATTCCGAATCGATGGATATGCTGGTTCAATTCAGTGGGTTATGTGCCACGGATAGGGTTCTCGATGTGGCCTGTGGTCCCGGCATTGTGGCCTGCGAATTTGCCAAACATGTCGCTCATGTGACCGGTCTTGATCTCACTCCAACCATGATTAAGGAAGCCGGGAAACGGCAGCAAGAACAGAATCTCACCAATGTTTCCTGGCACATTGGGGACATTTTGCCACTCCCATTTCCCGATGACCATTTTTCGTGTGTGGTGACGCGCTATAGCTTCCATCACTTCCTCGATCCCATGGCGGTGTTGTTGGAAATGGTTCGGGTTTGCAGGCCTGAGGGGAGAGTCATGGTGGTTGACGCGGTCCTTCCATCAGAAAAAATCGATGCATACAATCGGATGGAACAAATCCGGGACCCTTCGCATACTAAAGCGCTCAGTTTTGACGGGATGGCGGCAGCTATTGAGAGGTCGGGTCTGACCAATATCAAAACGGGACGGTATAAGGTCGAGATGGAGTTGGAACAGCAACTGGCTGCTTCCTTTCCCCATTCTGGTAACAAAGACAAGCTTCGCCAGATGTTCCAGTCTGACATTGGGAAAGATGCCATGGGTGTTGGGGTGCATCGCATGGACAGTGAGATTCGCTTTGCCTACCCGATCCTTATCACGGTTGGACAAAAGGTTGCCTAA
- a CDS encoding DUF5677 domain-containing protein: MQRIGIAEIPNFDNGTTKENGLRVQKMRSVMLNTVNSLLNQNDQASKASPMIVVTGVFHRMAECTLSIELLASKGFVRDAAILLVTLIELRLDLQYIALSPGRVDDWLKHKTKNQKPWKVKKQILEIFRNTNERDAEVENYCTFSMVKHGNPAGETATFPIGVREDALVLPNPDEKRNLLPIYLFTVAANLYQASVAAGKMVHPIGFDISSEIEQLNKLYAELKILNERHLLAIIKKYRQGPDNSNVKSTTENGS; this comes from the coding sequence GTGCAAAGAATAGGCATTGCTGAAATACCAAACTTCGATAATGGTACGACTAAAGAAAATGGCTTACGCGTCCAAAAGATGAGATCGGTCATGCTCAATACCGTCAATTCTCTATTAAATCAGAATGATCAGGCAAGTAAGGCTTCCCCTATGATCGTGGTGACGGGCGTTTTTCATCGGATGGCCGAATGTACGCTTTCTATCGAACTTCTTGCATCAAAGGGATTTGTTCGCGATGCAGCTATCTTGCTCGTTACACTCATTGAATTACGTTTAGATTTACAGTACATCGCTCTATCTCCAGGCCGCGTGGACGATTGGCTCAAGCATAAAACAAAAAATCAAAAACCGTGGAAAGTTAAAAAACAAATTCTTGAAATATTCCGTAATACAAATGAGCGAGACGCAGAGGTTGAAAACTATTGCACATTCTCGATGGTGAAACATGGTAATCCAGCCGGTGAAACTGCGACCTTCCCTATAGGGGTTCGCGAAGATGCATTAGTTTTACCAAATCCAGATGAGAAGCGTAACTTGTTGCCAATATACTTATTCACAGTTGCTGCAAATTTATACCAGGCTAGTGTGGCCGCAGGTAAAATGGTACATCCGATAGGCTTCGATATTAGTAGTGAAATTGAGCAACTCAATAAATTGTATGCAGAACTGAAAATACTAAATGAAAGGCATCTTCTTGCGATAATAAAAAAATACAGACAAGGGCCAGACAATTCAAACGTGAAATCAACAACTGAGAATGGGAGCTAA
- a CDS encoding D-alanine--D-alanine ligase, whose protein sequence is MSKPINRIGVITGDPRLADPTKRNSQYNEEDTATHNAMKAAFQELSDYTFLFYDDHTRLFEQLQQDRPDLVVNFCDTGFRNVPAQELNIPAYLEMLGIPYSGAPPSAMVICFDKAIVRLVAQSHGVPVPREYFIDCGASLDALPDFYPALIKPNAADGSVGITKDAVVRSPEEASKYLQWLRSTLPGRDALMQEYLPGPEYGIGVIGNLETDFCILPPLEVDFSRLPAGLDPILSFESKAYPDSPYWTDIKFKQAVLDPGLEDQMKDWVRTLFRRFGLRDYARFDFRVGSDGKPKLMEVNPNPAWAYDGKLAFMAGFAGIKYGEMLHTILQAAITRLSVATS, encoded by the coding sequence ATGTCGAAACCTATCAACCGTATCGGTGTGATCACTGGAGATCCCAGACTGGCTGATCCGACTAAGCGCAATTCGCAATATAATGAAGAGGATACGGCGACGCACAATGCGATGAAGGCCGCCTTTCAGGAGCTTTCCGACTATACGTTTTTGTTTTACGACGATCACACTCGTTTGTTCGAGCAGCTTCAGCAAGACCGTCCGGATTTAGTTGTCAATTTTTGCGATACGGGGTTTCGCAATGTGCCTGCTCAGGAACTCAACATTCCTGCGTATCTGGAGATGCTGGGGATTCCTTATAGCGGGGCTCCGCCGTCGGCCATGGTTATCTGTTTTGATAAAGCCATTGTCCGGCTCGTGGCCCAGTCGCACGGCGTCCCGGTTCCGCGTGAGTATTTTATCGACTGTGGAGCTTCGCTTGATGCATTGCCCGATTTTTATCCTGCGCTGATTAAACCCAATGCGGCTGATGGGAGTGTAGGTATTACGAAGGATGCTGTGGTCCGGTCGCCGGAGGAAGCGAGCAAGTATCTCCAATGGCTGCGCTCGACACTTCCCGGTCGTGATGCGCTGATGCAGGAATATCTGCCAGGCCCGGAATACGGCATCGGCGTGATCGGCAATCTTGAAACGGATTTCTGTATCCTGCCTCCTCTGGAAGTTGATTTCTCGCGTCTTCCCGCTGGACTCGATCCGATTTTGTCCTTTGAATCGAAGGCGTATCCTGACTCCCCCTACTGGACCGACATCAAATTCAAACAGGCGGTGCTTGATCCGGGTCTTGAGGATCAGATGAAAGACTGGGTGCGGACCTTGTTCAGGAGGTTCGGGCTGCGCGACTATGCGCGGTTTGATTTTCGCGTCGGGTCGGATGGTAAGCCAAAGCTAATGGAGGTGAATCCGAATCCGGCCTGGGCTTACGACGGGAAACTGGCCTTTATGGCGGGATTTGCAGGAATCAAATATGGAGAGATGTTACACACGATTCTTCAGGCGGCCATCACCCGGTTGTCAGTTGCAACCAGTTAG
- a CDS encoding DUF3597 domain-containing protein gives MSFFSKILDKLGFSGSEAQAAPAPQSPAPKSPAPQVAPATPAPSPGTPVVDVKGKLEGLAASNPQKLNWKTSIVDLLKLLDLDSSFTARKELATELGCPADKMGDSAQMNMWLHKTVLQKLAENGGNIPKELLN, from the coding sequence ATGAGTTTTTTCAGCAAAATCCTTGATAAGCTTGGTTTCAGCGGCTCCGAAGCCCAGGCTGCTCCTGCCCCACAATCACCAGCACCCAAATCCCCGGCTCCGCAGGTTGCCCCTGCTACCCCGGCACCTTCACCTGGAACCCCAGTGGTGGATGTCAAAGGGAAACTCGAGGGCCTCGCAGCCTCGAACCCCCAAAAGCTTAATTGGAAAACTTCGATTGTGGACCTGCTGAAGCTCCTGGATCTCGATAGCAGCTTCACAGCTCGTAAGGAACTCGCGACTGAGCTCGGGTGCCCGGCTGACAAGATGGGGGATTCCGCCCAGATGAATATGTGGTTGCATAAAACCGTGTTGCAAAAACTGGCCGAGAACGGAGGCAATATTCCGAAGGAACTTCTGAATTAG
- a CDS encoding GlsB/YeaQ/YmgE family stress response membrane protein, whose translation MSIIGWIVFGLIVGVVGKILMPGKDPGGFFATVAIGIIGALFGGMLGRMVGMYGQDDPVGFVMAVIGAILFLWLYRVITRRGDT comes from the coding sequence ATGAGTATCATCGGTTGGATCGTCTTTGGATTAATTGTGGGAGTAGTTGGAAAAATCTTAATGCCCGGGAAAGACCCTGGAGGGTTTTTTGCCACTGTTGCTATCGGTATCATTGGGGCGCTTTTTGGTGGGATGCTCGGCCGAATGGTCGGCATGTATGGACAGGATGATCCCGTGGGGTTTGTGATGGCCGTAATCGGAGCCATCCTGTTTCTCTGGCTTTATCGGGTAATTACCCGCCGTGGTGACACGTGA
- a CDS encoding type II toxin-antitoxin system Phd/YefM family antitoxin: MIRFKRTSHGCLDLYYRSCQFGQCYNRVCNDQEPLTITRKGEQSVLMLSLEDYKALEEIAYIHEDWEDYLYSSNAFRKLHSIIGTF, from the coding sequence ATGATCCGCTTTAAGAGAACTAGCCATGGATGCCTTGACCTATACTACCGTTCGTGCCAATTCGGCCAGTGCTATAATCGCGTTTGCAACGATCAGGAACCACTTACCATCACACGCAAGGGAGAGCAGTCTGTCTTGATGCTTTCGCTTGAAGATTATAAAGCGTTAGAAGAAATTGCCTACATCCATGAAGACTGGGAAGACTACCTATATTCGTCCAATGCTTTCCGGAAACTGCACTCCATTATTGGGACCTTTTAG
- a CDS encoding zinc-binding alcohol dehydrogenase family protein, translating into MRAWLMDDYEGVENLRLGEVPDPQPGPTQVVLRVKFAALNPADAFLARKMYPANPSLPHILGRDGVGEVVAVGPGVENVGVGETVGILRCEVGVEAWGTLAEKVVVPAESVTRIPTGWSYEEMAGAPLVFLTAWQALTQWADPPAPPSAGSVLLVTGASGGVGVASVLLGKSMNLTVVALSRSAKKRAKLQKLGADFVLDPMDSNLVKIVTAALDPRKVDLAVDNVGGALLPQVVALLGYGGRVSVVGRSGGMVPKFNTATLFFRRNRIGGVSVGDYTAPEAHAAWEQIVGRLDAIGQRPQVDAIVPFEEAKAGFERLAKGPMGKVLVQVAD; encoded by the coding sequence ATGCGTGCGTGGTTAATGGATGATTATGAGGGTGTTGAAAACTTGCGGCTCGGCGAAGTGCCGGATCCACAGCCGGGTCCGACACAAGTGGTGCTGAGGGTGAAATTTGCCGCACTGAACCCGGCTGATGCATTCCTTGCTCGAAAGATGTACCCGGCCAATCCATCGCTTCCTCACATTCTTGGACGTGATGGGGTGGGAGAAGTGGTAGCGGTCGGACCAGGCGTAGAAAACGTGGGCGTAGGCGAGACCGTTGGGATCTTGCGTTGCGAGGTGGGTGTCGAGGCATGGGGAACGCTTGCTGAGAAAGTGGTGGTTCCGGCGGAAAGTGTGACTCGTATCCCAACCGGCTGGTCGTATGAAGAAATGGCCGGGGCTCCGTTGGTCTTTTTGACCGCTTGGCAAGCGTTGACGCAATGGGCCGATCCTCCGGCACCGCCATCGGCCGGATCTGTCCTCCTCGTGACCGGTGCTTCCGGGGGTGTCGGTGTAGCCTCGGTGCTGCTAGGGAAATCGATGAATTTGACAGTGGTGGCCCTCTCGCGTAGCGCGAAAAAGAGAGCAAAATTGCAAAAACTTGGAGCTGATTTCGTGTTGGACCCCATGGACAGCAACCTCGTCAAGATCGTGACGGCGGCACTGGACCCGCGCAAGGTCGATCTCGCGGTGGATAACGTGGGAGGCGCACTGCTCCCTCAGGTTGTGGCTCTGCTTGGATATGGCGGGCGGGTCAGCGTCGTCGGCCGGAGCGGTGGAATGGTGCCGAAGTTTAACACGGCGACCCTGTTTTTCCGTCGTAATCGAATAGGCGGAGTCTCGGTTGGAGACTATACCGCTCCGGAAGCGCATGCGGCATGGGAACAGATCGTCGGTCGATTGGATGCCATAGGGCAGCGGCCACAGGTGGACGCCATTGTCCCCTTCGAAGAGGCGAAAGCGGGATTTGAGCGATTGGCCAAGGGGCCGATGGGGAAAGTGCTGGTGCAGGTCGCTGACTAA
- a CDS encoding cupin domain-containing protein → MKPQPFIVSPDNYEPALNVIGTKVTVLASNDATQGYEITLQQGDEGMGPPLHSHGWDESFFVLKGQIEFSYDNKTVMCLPGTLVHVPAGTVHGFRYGPGGGEMFELTGQGSMATRMFTAFNREILPGPPDIPKVLEVLKENGVTVASQVEV, encoded by the coding sequence ATGAAGCCGCAACCCTTTATTGTCTCACCCGATAATTACGAACCCGCTTTGAATGTGATTGGCACGAAGGTGACCGTGCTTGCGTCAAACGACGCAACACAAGGCTATGAGATCACGCTGCAGCAAGGCGATGAAGGAATGGGTCCGCCCCTGCATAGTCACGGCTGGGACGAGTCCTTCTTTGTCCTTAAAGGGCAGATCGAATTCAGTTATGACAACAAGACGGTCATGTGCCTGCCGGGTACGCTGGTGCATGTACCCGCAGGCACCGTGCACGGCTTCCGCTACGGCCCGGGCGGCGGAGAGATGTTCGAACTCACCGGTCAGGGCAGCATGGCCACCCGAATGTTCACCGCCTTCAACAGGGAAATTCTTCCAGGCCCTCCAGACATTCCCAAGGTGCTGGAGGTCCTCAAAGAAAACGGCGTCACCGTCGCAAGCCAAGTGGAGGTATAG
- a CDS encoding secondary thiamine-phosphate synthase enzyme YjbQ — protein sequence METIQVKTKKLKDIVNLTPKLNRIIQSKNFQNGLCHVFLPHTTAALTTGEIGEGTEEDLLEVAEKIIPQINFRHAHDPSHAWSHMASSLIGGSLTLPVMDGELRLGTWQSVLLVELDGPRERQLVVGLASTV from the coding sequence ATGGAAACTATTCAGGTGAAAACAAAGAAACTCAAAGATATTGTAAATCTCACACCGAAATTGAATAGGATCATCCAAAGTAAAAATTTCCAGAATGGTTTGTGCCACGTCTTTTTGCCTCATACCACCGCGGCTCTGACAACCGGAGAAATAGGAGAAGGTACGGAGGAAGACCTCCTCGAAGTCGCCGAAAAAATCATCCCTCAGATCAATTTCCGTCATGCCCATGATCCCTCTCACGCGTGGTCTCATATGGCGTCCTCCTTGATCGGAGGGTCGCTGACCTTGCCCGTGATGGACGGTGAGTTGCGTTTGGGTACCTGGCAATCGGTCTTATTAGTTGAACTCGATGGCCCCAGGGAACGCCAGCTCGTGGTGGGCTTAGCTTCTACAGTGTGA
- a CDS encoding CocE/NonD family hydrolase, protein MLIDYTILDRITEIENTWITMSDGCRIAARIWLPKSADTEPVPAILEYLPYRKRDFMRSRDEPIHRYFAAHGYASIRVDIRGSGDSEGILHDEYSHQEHDDALEVITWIAKQPWCSGAIGMMGISWGGFNALQVAARNPSNLKAIITLCSTDDRYADDAHYMGGCLLNENMQWGSMLTLYSALPPDPEIVGDQWWEMWQQRLNNLEPFPVVWMRHQARDNYWKHGSVCEHYDAIRCPVYAIGGWADGYTNAIPRMMSHLSCPKKSLIGPWAHVFPHDGVPGPAIGFLQEAVRWWDHWLKGKKTGIMDEPAFRVWMQESQTPQPQYAVWPGRWIAEETWPSPRISEQRWFLEPGHLSPIPEKSTELSFCSPQTTGVRSGEWCGFGADGEMPRDQRPDDGGSLVFDSDPLTERLEVLGAPVVELDLCVNQPVAMIAVRLGEVAPDGSVLRVTYGLLNLTHRESHETPQPLEPGKWYQVRVQLNDFAHAFPPGSRIRLALSTSYWPIAWPPPFPVTMTVRTGMSNVTLPVRPPRQEDEALRPFGPPEAAPGTPHKKLRQLSMRRTIEIDLASNEMVYTLRSDGGEFDGASHARIEEIDLDVGYTLFKRYRILEKDALSAQTELTQTAHLKRRDWSIWLECRTRLTATTETFQFAGELEAYHGDQLIKRHDWALAIPRSLL, encoded by the coding sequence ATGCTTATCGATTACACCATCCTCGACCGCATTACCGAAATCGAAAACACTTGGATTACGATGTCGGACGGATGTCGCATCGCCGCGCGCATCTGGTTACCGAAGTCAGCCGATACGGAGCCGGTTCCAGCCATTTTGGAATACCTCCCCTATCGCAAACGGGACTTTATGCGATCACGGGACGAGCCCATCCATCGCTATTTTGCGGCGCATGGCTATGCCAGCATCCGCGTGGATATCCGGGGATCAGGGGATTCAGAAGGGATCCTGCATGATGAATACTCCCATCAGGAGCATGACGACGCCCTGGAAGTCATCACCTGGATTGCGAAACAACCCTGGTGTTCGGGCGCGATCGGGATGATGGGGATTTCGTGGGGCGGATTTAATGCGCTCCAGGTCGCCGCCCGGAATCCGTCGAATTTGAAAGCCATTATTACCTTGTGTTCAACGGATGACCGGTACGCTGATGACGCGCATTATATGGGCGGCTGCCTCCTGAACGAAAATATGCAATGGGGTTCCATGCTGACCCTGTACTCGGCACTGCCGCCCGATCCGGAAATTGTCGGCGACCAATGGTGGGAGATGTGGCAGCAACGGTTAAACAATCTCGAACCGTTTCCCGTGGTCTGGATGCGACACCAAGCGCGAGACAATTATTGGAAACACGGGTCGGTGTGCGAACACTACGACGCCATTCGCTGCCCGGTCTATGCCATCGGAGGCTGGGCCGATGGCTATACCAATGCCATCCCCCGAATGATGAGCCATCTCTCCTGTCCGAAAAAATCGCTCATCGGTCCCTGGGCCCATGTCTTTCCGCATGACGGCGTCCCCGGCCCGGCCATCGGCTTTCTGCAGGAAGCCGTCCGGTGGTGGGACCACTGGCTGAAGGGGAAGAAGACAGGAATCATGGATGAACCCGCTTTTCGGGTATGGATGCAAGAGAGTCAGACGCCGCAACCCCAATACGCCGTCTGGCCCGGCAGATGGATAGCGGAAGAGACCTGGCCGAGCCCTCGCATCAGCGAACAACGGTGGTTTCTGGAACCGGGTCATCTCTCTCCTATTCCTGAGAAATCCACGGAGTTGTCGTTTTGCTCACCTCAGACAACCGGGGTCCGGTCCGGAGAATGGTGCGGATTCGGCGCGGATGGAGAAATGCCGCGGGATCAACGACCCGACGATGGTGGTTCGCTCGTCTTCGATAGTGATCCCCTCACCGAACGACTTGAAGTCTTGGGCGCACCGGTCGTGGAACTGGATCTGTGCGTCAATCAACCGGTGGCGATGATCGCTGTCCGTCTCGGAGAAGTCGCTCCCGACGGGTCCGTTCTGCGTGTCACGTACGGACTGTTGAATCTCACACATCGCGAGAGTCATGAAACACCCCAGCCCCTGGAGCCAGGCAAATGGTATCAGGTACGTGTGCAACTCAACGACTTCGCCCATGCGTTCCCTCCGGGCTCCCGGATCAGACTCGCTCTGTCCACCAGTTACTGGCCGATTGCCTGGCCGCCACCCTTTCCTGTGACAATGACCGTCCGGACCGGGATGAGCAATGTGACTCTTCCCGTGCGCCCTCCCCGCCAGGAAGACGAAGCCCTACGGCCGTTCGGGCCACCCGAAGCCGCGCCCGGCACCCCGCATAAAAAACTGCGGCAACTCAGCATGCGGCGAACCATTGAGATCGATCTCGCCAGCAACGAAATGGTCTACACGTTACGGAGTGACGGGGGAGAATTTGACGGCGCATCGCACGCCAGGATTGAAGAGATCGATCTCGATGTGGGGTACACCCTCTTTAAACGGTATCGCATTCTTGAAAAAGATGCGCTGTCGGCTCAGACCGAATTAACGCAGACCGCCCACTTGAAACGGCGAGACTGGTCGATTTGGCTGGAGTGTCGGACACGGCTCACCGCCACGACCGAAACCTTTCAGTTTGCGGGAGAATTGGAAGCCTATCATGGCGATCAACTCATCAAACGACATGACTGGGCACTGGCGATTCCACGGTCGCTCCTCTAA
- a CDS encoding class I SAM-dependent methyltransferase, with translation MKSEVYTPGHTPNATNFMATRTLESHGRFFVPFLSANHDVLDLGCGPGTISVDIARLVAAGTVAGIDSSESQVVQARKLAEETGVSNVDFHVGSCYELPFLNQSFDRIFCHALMEHLADPVAALREAFHKLKKDGMIGVCSPDSDGWLLSPSSAELEAAVTAYADLQQANGGNLRIGKNLGVLLQDAGFTDIHLAARYECYPSLKFIGEYLALQLEKNGFSPHATTLREWAKDPTGMFAQAWVSAVAKRSQ, from the coding sequence ATGAAATCGGAGGTCTACACTCCAGGTCATACACCTAACGCTACCAACTTTATGGCAACCCGAACCTTGGAGTCGCACGGTCGGTTTTTTGTCCCCTTCCTGAGTGCGAACCACGATGTGTTGGATCTAGGTTGTGGTCCCGGAACCATCAGTGTTGATATTGCCAGACTGGTTGCTGCGGGGACGGTTGCGGGAATTGATTCCAGCGAGTCTCAGGTTGTGCAGGCGCGCAAGCTTGCGGAAGAGACCGGAGTGTCAAACGTGGATTTCCACGTAGGGTCATGCTACGAACTGCCATTTTTAAACCAATCATTTGATCGGATTTTTTGTCATGCGCTGATGGAACACCTTGCCGATCCAGTGGCTGCCCTGAGGGAGGCTTTTCATAAATTGAAAAAGGATGGAATGATTGGTGTGTGCAGTCCAGATTCCGATGGGTGGTTACTTTCTCCTTCCTCGGCTGAGCTCGAGGCTGCCGTAACAGCTTATGCTGATCTTCAGCAAGCGAATGGCGGCAATCTACGGATTGGAAAGAATTTGGGTGTTCTCCTTCAAGATGCGGGGTTTACAGACATACATCTTGCGGCACGATACGAATGTTATCCTTCCTTAAAATTCATCGGAGAGTACCTTGCCCTTCAACTTGAAAAAAATGGGTTCAGTCCTCACGCGACAACTCTTCGGGAGTGGGCCAAGGATCCAACCGGCATGTTTGCTCAAGCCTGGGTGTCTGCCGTTGCTAAAAGGTCCCAATAA